The stretch of DNA gttttgggaTATATAAGATTATATCCCAGAATTAAAGTACGAATAGACATTGCTGGACTGACGATTCAAAGCCCTTTTGGCCGCActggccgccgctgccgctccCGCCGCCTCCTGCTGAAAGGCGTTCTCGTACGACCGCTTCATCGACTGACTCAGCGACGAGTTGCTCGCTCCTGAGacagatgttgctgctgctgccgctccgGCGGCTGCAACTGCCGGTGCCACGCCTACTCCCGAGGCTGCCGCCGCCCCCGCAGCGGACATGTAGCCCAGCGGAAAGGGCGGCAAATAGGCCGCCGAGGGCCTCTGCATGAGCACAAACTGCGGCTGACCCTGCTGCAACATGGCGCTGTACgccagttgctgttgctgctgctgctgttgcaagtACAGATGCGGATGCTGCTGCAGCATGGCACTGGCAtagagttgctgctgctgctgctgttgctgctgcgcctgTTGCTGATGCTCAGCGGCCaaggcagcggcggcagcctGTTGTCTTACCAACAAACTCTGCTGAGCGATAAACTGAGCCTGCTGTTGGGCCAACAAGGCGGGCGTGGCGGAGGCCGAGGCCGTCGAAGGAGGCGGCAGCGAGAAGGGATTGAGGGCGTAACCCTGGGGCGTCAAGGTCACAGCCGAATGAGCGGCTGAGGGCGAAGGTTGaccagcggcggcagcggccgTCATGAAGGAGGCCAAACCGGAAGCGGAAGCGGCTGCCGAGAGGCCCGGCAACGAGGACGACAGTCCGTGGTGGGCGGACAGGCCATGGGCGTGGCCCTGAACATGCGCATGTGTGTGCGTTGGGTGACTATGcgtgtgtggtgtgtgtgtgccgccGAGCGGCGACTGAGCGGTACCGGCCGCAACGCTCGTCGGCGATTGACCCGCCGAACTGAACATACCCGTGGTGGCGGCCAACAGGGATTGCTGCTTGTGCAGAtgctgcggcggcggctggGCCACCGGGGAGGCCAGTCCGCCGTTGAGGACCATGTTCATGTCGTCGCCGGAGCACTGGAACACCTCGATGTAGCGGTACTTCTTGCCAAACATCATGTAGTGGTTGTGCCTGCGCTGGGCGCACAGACGAGCCGACTCCTCCTGGTCCATCTGGATGAAGGCCTCTCCGCTAGGCTGACCCTGTAGGAGATTAGGGGTAACAGATtagaattttatatatttaaatctcGAATAAAAATCCCACCTGCGCATTAATCACCATATGCACGCCCTGGTAGATTATGTGCTTGGCAAAGTCGTCGAGAAAGTGCAGGATGTGCTCGACCATCGCCTCGTAGGGCAGTCCGCGCAGCCGGATGCAGTTCTTAGTGGTGCCCGAGGTGATGAGGTGCTGTGTggggagagggagagcgggGGGAGGCACGGGGGGGCACAGGTTAGCGGGGCTGGCTCCGAGGCTGTGGGCGAGGCTGTGGGCACCCACctgcggcagcagcggcagctgcaTCGTGGGCAGTTGGGCGATCAGCGGCGGCTGGCTGTGCCCGCCGCCCGACTCGTAGTTCTTGGGGTCCATCGACCGGTTGAGCACCTGCTGCACCTCGGCCGTCGTCGAGCGGAACAGCTCGATGTACCGCTGGCCGATGGACTCGCGGTGCCGGCCCAGCGCCTTCGGTGCGTCCGTCTCCTGGGCGAAGAGCACAAAGGCGTCGCCGGTGGCCCGACCATCGGGCTTCTTGACGAACAGAACGCCCTCGCTCCCGTCGAGAACGTGGCAGGGCGCCGTGTCGCCAGTGGTGAAGAAGTCCAGCTGCATGGGATTTAGTTGGTTAATACATTTGACATTTGTGACCcatataattttaacaaatataatttaaatcatttctaacaaaaataaatccagGGAATTTCCAATGAGTTATCAGTGATTTACTATTAAATCAACAGTGAAATTATACtgaatttaaactaaattgtTAGAAATGTATCAGTGAAATGTTAGTGAATTTACAGTGAATTACCAGTGACTTACAAATGAACTATAAGAGAATTATCAATGAACTACTATTGAATTATCAATAAATTACCAGTAAaattctacacacaaaaaaaaaacttggtaaaatcaactgtaataattgtcaaacaagccccaaccagcaaaattgtcaattctactaagtaaatagttatttcacaacaacaaaatacacacaattagcaaagacacaaacccaaagcaaatttttttgtgtgtactgaaTATTAACTAAATTGttagttattattataaaacctATAAGAGAATTATCAATGAACTACCattaaattatcataaaaTTACCTGagaattttcaacaaattcccattaaattaaaagtaatctATCAGTGACATTTGTCACGAGTGACTTTTTAAAACCCTTCAAAATTCACCACTTGCTTGGCGGAAAATTATCAGTAAATTACCAGTGAATTTTCAGTGAATTcccataaaattaaaagtaatctACCAGTGGCATTTGTCACGAGTGACATCTCAAAAACTCACCACTTGCTTGGCGGTGGCGTCGTAGGGCAGTCCCCGCATCCGGATGATCACCTGGGCGCCCTTCGAGAGGAAGGCCTGCGCCTCATTGGAGGCTCCGCCGGCGATGGCCAGGAAATCCTCGCCCGAGGCCCGGTACACCTCGATGTAGCGGGGTCCGATGTGATGCTTGTGCCGCTTGAGGGCCATGTCGCGATGCTCCTGGCACACAAAGCGAATCAGAGCCTCGCCGTTGCGACGTCCCAGCGGAGAAAGACAGAGGGCTACGCCGCCCCTGCAATTCAGAGAGGCAGAAGGGAAGGGGGAGCGGTTAGCGGGTGGGTAGACCGATAAAGTGGGTCGCTCGTAATCTCGACACGGCCGACCCCTGAACCGTCTTATCAATGGGTTGGCGGTTGGCTTTTGTGGCTTGTAACTCGGGTATTACTCACTTGGCTACGTTGAGGCCGCGGAAGAACTTGGCGATGTCCTGGTCGCTGCTCTGCCAGGGTAATCCTCTGGCCCTCACTATACAATTGCCGTCGACCTCGTCGTCAATGGAGCTGTtgaatatatagaaaatagaaaaatccgTTAGTTCTTGAGCTTCTTGGGAAAACCCTATCCCGCCATCGGGTTATGCAACTTGGGACCTCTTCTCTTTTTCCAGGAGGAGAAAAGGCGTCGCAGTCACGTTCCGATGTGCAGCCAAAGTTCTTGACGATTACCAAGTCGCATAAACATTTCTGCTGACTCTCCCGCAAACACATACTCGCACAAATAAACCAGAATGTCATGCATAAATGGGCcagcaaaaatacaaaaaataaaatgaacgaaatggaaataaaaccaAGCGAGCTGTgcgaacaaataaaaaaatgaataataagAGTTGGCAGACGGGCCAGCAACAAGGAGTTTCAGAAAATTGGGTTCAGAAAAGCGAAAGGGAGGGGGGTTACCTCTGTAGCGCCGTAgctaattgaatattttatagtgATTgggtcgaaaaaaaaacagtccCCTGTGGGTTGATGAAATTCTCCAGGCCGATCTAGCGATAACAAGAGCCGTGCATTCACGTTGCCTCCGATTTCTGATCCGTTAAGATGCCACCCGAAACCACACGATCCCGTGGAAATACTATACACTACGATGGCTCTACGATCGAGCTCTTATCGCCTCCCAATCCAAACGCAGACTGACGAGAGCGACGCTCCCAGCTCGGATTTGTTGGGGCCTTCTTCCAGTGTCTGGGTTTTCGAGTGCTTTTCTTTGTGGGCTCGGCGATCGTCTTGAGttttcagtttaaaatttttgagtgAGTTGTTGCCACTCGAAATAGTGCTTGGATCACAGCTGAGAGGGGCTTGAGTCGAGTTGTGTTTTGGGGAACTAGTTCagacagaaaaacagaaagtCCCCACTCACCAAATTCCAGGTTCCAGTACCAGGTTGACCAATTCGTTTGCAGCAAATTTGTGACCTGTGGAGAAAAAACTTCAGGTAGTCGAAAATTCCGGGGAAAAGATGTGAGCTTTATATAGCCTCTATAGCTTACCTGCCTGCAGCAGGGTCTGGATCACAGAGACCATGTCGCGAGATTCGCGAATGTAAAAGTCGTTGTCCTCCACCGATGAGCTGTTGAGTTCTGTTGTGATTAAAGTAAgcgaaactaattaaaaaacttgTACACTTAATTGAACCAGAAAAgtaatcataattttataaagtacACTTTTAGTGTGAGCAAAACAGAAAGAAaggaaattcattttaaatatttaaattttataaaatgtatgaattgaaataatattttataaaagttatttaaattttacaattatattaccaaaaaggaaaaaaaatgaatccaaagtttttaaaagtttaaaacaattaaagaaaagtagtagaataaaaaaattaaattaatttattaattattattaatgatGTTTggcttatatattttcttcaagTGTAGTGACTCAAAAAAGTATGCATAGGAcatagttaaatttttttaaatttaacaagagagaacgctatagtcgggttgttgtcccgactatctaatacccgtcactcagctaaagggagtgtgaacgctgtgtcgggttggtgtcccgactaataatcgtaactgagctaaagggagtgcgagggagatagatatataatttttgattgcgtataactttttaatgaatggtccgatttgaaaaatgtcttctacatttcgataggtataaatatacacaacaaaattgcatttatacttctcggaaatctttaaagatgtgggcgcaggacccattttaaaatcgttagtgggcgattgtgggcgttagagggggcgtggcgctcggctaaaataaacttgcgctgcgtaggaagccaaagaatatgtgtgggaaatctcaaccttctagcttttgtaatttctgagatctcagcgttcatacagacggacagacagacagacagacagacagacagacagacagacagacagacggacagacggacagacggacagacggacatggctagatcgactcggctagtgaccctgatcaagaatatatatactttatggggtcggaaatgcttccttctagctgttacatacttttgcacgaatctagtatacccttttactctacgagtaacgggtataaaaatattttaaaatatttaaattaaaggaaaCTCACCTCCCAGCATCTCGGCGATGGACTGAGGCATGGGCAGCGCCGGCGCCTGCAGCATCTTCTTGACGTCCTTGACGGGGACGAGGGCGCGGGCAAGGTCGCCGGACTTGTAGCGCAGGAACTCCTTGCGCAGATCGCTGAAGCGGTTGTAGTAGACCGGCAGCTCCACGTCCTTGGCACTGGCCTCCCGGTGGAGGCACTGCCTCAACGGCAGCTGGCCGTCCGTGACGAGCGTGATCTCCGTGTCATGGAGCGACAGAGATCGCAGGTAGGCATCGAACTAAAGGAAAGGGCGGAGACATGGAATAATTAGTAGCCAATTGCAATTAGCACTTGAGGGAAAAATACACCAAACATTCCACTGGTTCCCGAGAGGAAAAGTAGTGGCTTTGGGTCACCGGTCACCACTGATAGTGCCACATTCCCCACACACTCGCCCCAATGCCATTTGGCTTAAACCCGTTTGCTGGCCGGCAATTATGGCCAATTAAGTGAACAGTTTTCAGCCGTGTCATGGTGAGTAAATATAACACGCGGCTTAATGTCGCATTACCCGCTCGAAATCGCAATCGAAATAGCGCCAGAGCAAGGAATATAATCCAGATGACATCACTAATCCCGAGCCAAGACCCCTTGCCACCCCTTTCGAATGCACCTTTATCTCCGGGCAATGGCTTTATTGGCCCTATTGACTCGGCCAATTAGTATGCCAGACTTGTGCCGGATTCCCAATGCGTCACGCGCTGATCTCGTCGGGGGAACAAAGGTTCCCAGATGCAGTTGCTATAACGAGCTAAGTAATTGACTTGACCAATGGGATGTCATACTAAGAAGATTAGATTAACTCTAGATCGTTTAAATCAGATGTTAAAGTTCAGTCATTCGCTGGCAGTTACTTAAGTTACTTAAGTTAAACAAAGAAATTCCGATATAAATGTAGGTCATACTGCCGTAAATTTCGAAGCTATGGGTTctataatatttccaagaattTTCCAGTTCCTCTAAAGTAAACGTTATGAGCTCGTGAGATTTTAAGTTCATTTACAGATTGGTCAAGGTTCACGAGGCATCCAAATGTTTGAAGTAATACCCTGAAATAATGATGATTCCACTCTTCAAACATTTCAGAAAAACCTCATAACATTTCCCTCTACATTCATATCGAAATCTTTTATCTGCATCAGCAGCCAATAATGTATGTCGTATTTGTTTGAAGAGCGGCATTTTCCAGTTCTGCTGTCAGCATGGAGCTGAAAGTGGAACCGGGGGCTTGACTGGAGTGTTTGTCTTATCAGTGGGTCAGATAAGCGCTGAAGGGGTGGGAGGTTATACTCCTCGCATGCTCAATGGGTGTGGAATCTGTGCTGGGCCAAAGGTCTTTAGAGGATAATGCAAGCCGACGTGACCGCGCAAGAAACTACATAGTCCAGTCATCATGACTTCCTCGAATCGGAAATAGATCTTGAATAGGGGTTATCAGATAGCATTCAATACGTGAAGCACCAATGTCATTCATCTTTTCGTACACATATAGAGATAACAAATGTTTCAGAAATATTCGTATTAACGACTAAATAATAAGTTGTAAttgtaaaatgattttttatttcattagtaCTTATCATTTCTAATGTATcatgaactttaaaaaaattgtatctattaaaatagttgaaCTGTGAAATGGTATacacataataataataatctcaTGCTGTTACTTTGTAATATTACCAAAACTAGTACTAATTTGGTCAGACATTCGTCGGCTTTTTTAACAGTGTAAATTTAGAGCTCTGGTGGTAACTCGATGCCCATTGAGAAGTGGCTACGCAACACGCCACATAAAAGTCGGGGGCAAGGACCAAGAACGACTCATTCTCTATTTAGAGGGTGCGTTCCATAAATAGACCCCTCCGATTCCCTTTACCCCCAAAACGTGTGCATTTTAGTAGTGGCATAGTGCAGGCCTAATCTTATCGTAATCAGCTGATAACCGGCTGGAATCCAAACAACCCAAAACAACCCGAACAACGTGCTCTGATTACCGCGTAGATGAGATTGGTTTATACATAATGTGTACGCACCTCTTCGATGGCCTCGCTTAAGGGTTTGCCGGCCGCCTGGGCCTCTGCGATGGGTAGGATCACCTCGGATCCGTTCTCCAGACCGCTTCCGTTGTTGCTTCCGGCTCCACTGCCATTATTGGCATCCCCGGAAATCGCCAGGGGCGGCGAACTGGCCGTGTTGTTGGTGACACTCGAGTTGTCCGAGGATCCCGAGATGGTGCGATCTTTGATGAAGTAGCCATCCGGCCGCACGAGTATTTGTTTGGTGCCCACGATCTGGGAATGTGGTTGGGGGTAGACGAGAAATAGTCATTAGTTTACCTTGGCAGTGATAAGTGTCGGCAATAATGATAGGGGTAAACAAATTTCATTTCGAGGCCTGAGATCTAAGTACTCTATTAAAGggggttttaattttaactgtCAGTTGGCAACTGtaagttttattaaaagtaaaaattgtaCCTattacataaaacaaaatataaataaaataaataaataaaaataaaatataaaaaactgaaaaaactttaaccaatatatataagaaaacCGTGGAGGTACCTATTTCCCACCCCCAACATCGAAAAACCAGTAATCATGACTGTTCCCAGTCTTATCGCCTGGAATAGAAACCGCTCTTGACCGAGTCAACTTTTCCTATCACTATCACCCGATTGTGGTGTATACACCTGCACTCCATTCCGTAATATGTTTCTAGATCTTTCTTAGAAAGTATTCTCGAAAAATATTACTGAATACAGCTCTATTCTGTTCCCATCCAGAAACCGCAATCCCAATCCGTATTCCAATCCCAAGGGAACAAAGACTGGGCGCTTGCGTCAGCGGATATGCAAAGAAGTCTCGATCCGAATCGAAATCGAGGCTTTTTGCAGGTAGTTGGGCGCTATGCAAATCCAAAATGGGTAGGCCTTAGGAAGAAAACTAAAATTGTgcttttctttgttttccaATTTCAGGCGGCATTTAAAATCGATTTACATAGTCTTTGAATGTCAGAACAATACTTGGGAACGGGAGGTGAAAAAGAAAGACGGAAACGGGGTATTTGGGAGTGGGTTTgcgaagaaaatgaaaaatgcatGAGTTGCGGTCATGTTAAATTCAACGGACAAGAATGTATGTGCCTCACTGGGGGCCTAAAATCACACCTAATTATGCCAGCATGGGGATCTCAAAATAAAAGGGGTATATATATTCCTGAGCTTCCATTAACCCACTGTTTTCAGCTCAATAGAAACACCGATTGATTAATTAAAGCTCAGCCTGGCAAGAGTTCTAATTGGTTCAAGAGATTAAGAGCAAGCTCACCGCCGTCTTACCCCTCGGACTCCATTTAGACGACTTTTTGCAGTTTGTTTTGCGAATgttaattaactttaattgtTGGCATACGAGTCATAACTAGCCTGTAATTAACATGCCAATTACTGCATCGGTATATGTGCTGGCCAGCAGCAAATTAAGGAAATTGCTCTCCAGCAAGAAATCTATATCAGAGAAATTCAATTCGAGATCGAGCTGAcaagaaaatggatcacctgAGACGACGGAAAACGATGTTTCCGTTTTGGAAAGTCTATCTGTATCTCTATCTCCGTTGGAAGAGCCGGTACAATAAATTCTCTTATCACGCTGCCCAAGCAAATAATTCCGATTTGACAGTTTGGTCGTACTCCCCTTCAGCTGTCCAAAAAAAAGACCCACAGACGCTCCATTAGGCAGACAAATGACAGTCAGAATCGGTCAGCATATTggccattattattataattccaTGTCTACATCTATGGCAGGCGGGCCTTCAAATCCGAATCCAATTGCTGTCAGCGGAATATTGCGATCACAGTGATGAGGGGAATAAACGAGGCTAGGCACTAAATACTTTTGATTTTGCCAAGTTAGAGAGTTATCAATAGACGCATTACTGACTTAATTTGAGAGTTAAGcaaaactattatttaaaatatatctataCAATATTGTTTAAGCTTTATTTATGTGTATTATATATCCAATTTGCAATCACGCTTTTGTCTGCTGATCtaagataaatatattcataGTTTCAACAAGTTTAaggttgttttaaaatatttcccaaaATTCGGTCATATCGCATACCAAGTGACGTCTTTATgatatatatgatatagatgTAGTGCCACTTTCCACTGGTTTTGCGAATACCGTTCGAGCATTAGCATATATTTCGCAGACTGCATTTGGTATTCAGATATGCACGAACAAACTATACTTAAATCAAAAGTCTGGTCTAGACTAGTATAGCTCATTAGGGTCCAAAAACGAGTCGGAGAAGGGGAAGGATTTTGGAGAAATTCGAGCGTCTGCCGCTGACCCGTTGACCCGGCCAAAAATAGCAAGAGAAAAGCGATATAATAGTTCCAATAATCTGCGGCGGGGACTCACCGCGAAGCGAAGATTAACATAAAAATTGGCCCCGGAGTGGAAACGTTTTACGAAAGCCACTTAGCTGGAAGCCAGAGTTTAAGCTCGGGTAATTAATTCACAATATTATTAAGAGCCAAAAGCCACCAAAGACAGAAGCTGGCCGCTCTGACATCGGGTCAGGGCCTTTCGGAGGGGTCAAAAAATATCACAAAGTATCTCACAAAAATAGAAGCGCTCGTAATGGACTGACCAATGCCGCCATTAAATGCCACTTAAGATCAGCGCGGAGGAGGGCTAAAAACGGGCAGGTATCCGTAGCTGCACTTACTAAAATGTTGCGTGCTCGTCATAAAATCGCGACAATGTCAGGCAAACATCTCGCGGATACCCCCGGCTAATGCCAGCAAATAGCCTCAAGAGCCCCGACCCGAAGGTACACACAGACCCATCTAATGGCCGGCAATTTCCTTCATCAGTTCTAGTCGGTGTCGGTGCGAAAACAACATCCACTACATATACCTTTAGTAAGTAATATCTATAAGTCGGTGTGCCTCTGAACACGCAGCCTCCGCCGGAATCGAAGCGCCCACGTAACCCCCAGAAACTATACGATCCGATACGATACGGGTTTTTGTGTGCACTCAAGATTGTCGAGTATTGGGCAAATAAAATTGCGTATTGAAAGCGACATTATTAGACCCCACGAAATGCATCGAAATGGGCAAATCCGAATGGCGAGTCAATGCAATCGATAATGGGGAATAAATTATTCCCAGATTTTTAGATCGAAAACAAATCGTTTAAAATAAcactttagaaaaatttactaAATAATACTTTACTATAGGGAAGAAACTTAAAATATGCtttatagtatttttaaaaatacattagaAATCCAACAATTTATGagattgtatttatttttccctacCAAAGGATGGCAATCCCACGGCATTACATCATTcgcaatttgaaaatttctgTGTGCTTTCTTGGAAAACTTGCTTTTGGCGCTTGacaaatactttttaatggCAGGCGATAGTTAGTCGGGGGAATTTCGTAATGCCCATGGAGCGGGGCTCCGATGAGGGCCTTTGACGAGACTGCAAGTCTCGGTTGTTGTTGGCCTGCCCTTAGCCACCTCGGATGTTTAGAGATTTTTTCCAAACAATTAGTGTCAAACGCTTGGCAAActcaaaatatgcaaatatccaTATACAATGTGCACGCTCCTCACTCTCCAATTTTAAGGGGGTTCTcccagaaaagaaaacataaacaCCTATAAACAGATATCGCACGTGGATCTTAGAAAAGTCTACCGAATGATAGGGTCGGGAGTGTTAATCTCGACATTATTTTCTCGCactttgtaaatatatattatgtgCTAAGGAGTATACCCACTTATTAGGCTTAAATCTGAAAATGATTGCAGTTTGCGGCAATTTCATTCCATATCTTCAAAGCAATTCCATTGATAGTAATCATAACTATTCAAAACAACTAGAATtggtaaattttttctttgaaaGTAGATACTGAACTCATATTAGTATTagtaatacaaattttaaaaaaatcttttctttttgttttcagtatattttgtaaaaagcTTGCCCTCACTTTGCATCTCCCACATTTGGCGAATCAAAATCGAGAGCTATAGCATAATCAACGATCTCCATTCCACACAGTTGAAAGTGCAGCCCGAGTTTCTCTATGTGTGCGAGGGGTCTGTTATCGCACAGCATTCATTAATTAAAGAGTAGACGAGAGCCGAGCGATTCAACAAAATGGTGGCCAGTGGGCGGTGCCAGTTTCCCCCGAGATGATTGGAGCAAAAACACTTCCCCTtactaaaaatatgaaattactAGATTATAAAGTTCAATTCTACCATTAATAACGTCAATTTTAGTCCTAACTCAAATTATTCTTTGATAAACTATTCCCCTTAATATATTAAGTATGTATTTATAGGGATCTTGACTCACCTGTCCAGTGGTTACCTCCAGGAGGACAAAGACCAGCAATATGATCTCCTTCTCATCCGAACCGAGGCCGGATCCATTTTGGCCGCAAGTGGCGATGTACAGTGAAACAACGTGCTCGGGAACCTGCATTTTGTCAATATCTGCCTGTGATGATCGTGCTAAAGATGATGGTGGATCTTTGGGTGATGATCCCGTGGATTATTTCTATTGCTAGTGGTTCTGCTCCTCGAACTGAAGCCTCAATCCCGACTAGCTTTGGTTGATCTGCATCTCAGGGCTGCACCGCCAGCGGTTGTGCCTGAAAGAAAGGGAATAGAGATATTACACAATCTGCAATCCAAACTCAAAACTGCAAAACTGCACACTTGGACTTTAAGCTGCATATTAAGCAAGCGCTAATTACGAGTGCGTTCAAGAAATGTCAAACAAAGCGAATCGGTTTGTGGCAGAGTCAAAGTTTGCCAAAGCGAAATCAGCTATGAAGATTACTATACTATATGGTGTATACTATATGCCATAAGCTCGCactaaaaaatcgaaaagaaaGCCAAAGTCCGGTGATTCGCTCGAAACTTGGCAAAACGCTTGACACCGCGACATTTTGCATATGCAATCCATCGTAAGTCTATTCGTCCGTCCGTCCATCCGTCACTTAACCCATGTGACGTTGCCAGTTTTCCCGCCGCGTTGCCGCTTTTCAGCGCCTGCATTTGTAATTGGCTCGGAATGGGGAGCTTCTAAGACCGCTGAC from Drosophila takahashii strain IR98-3 E-12201 chromosome 2R, DtakHiC1v2, whole genome shotgun sequence encodes:
- the fus gene encoding RNA-binding protein fusilli isoform X4 gives rise to the protein MQVPEHVVSLYIATCGQNGSGLGSDEKEIILLVFVLLEVTTGQIVGTKQILVRPDGYFIKDRTISGSSDNSSVTNNTASSPPLAISGDANNGSGAGSNNGSGLENGSEVILPIAEAQAAGKPLSEAIEEFDAYLRSLSLHDTEITLVTDGQLPLRQCLHREASAKDVELPVYYNRFSDLRKEFLRYKSGDLARALVPVKDVKKMLQAPALPMPQSIAEMLGELNSSSVEDNDFYIRESRDMVSVIQTLLQAGHKFAANELVNLVLEPGICSIDDEVDGNCIVRARGLPWQSSDQDIAKFFRGLNVAKGGVALCLSPLGRRNGEALIRFVCQEHRDMALKRHKHHIGPRYIEVYRASGEDFLAIAGGASNEAQAFLSKGAQVIIRMRGLPYDATAKQVLDFFTTGDTAPCHVLDGSEGVLFVKKPDGRATGDAFVLFAQETDAPKALGRHRESIGQRYIELFRSTTAEVQQVLNRSMDPKNYESGGGHSQPPLIAQLPTMQLPLLPQHLITSGTTKNCIRLRGLPYEAMVEHILHFLDDFAKHIIYQGVHMVINAQGQPSGEAFIQMDQEESARLCAQRRHNHYMMFGKKYRYIEVFQCSGDDMNMVLNGGLASPVAQPPPQHLHKQQSLLAATTGATVLGAHYGGPFPAYGAAPPPPPPHTPLLATPRSHHHPHHHPASAFYPPPLVYWPYPSPPVSPTTYYSQPGAHSPSQPLYPLDFFPPSPLSPPSVAISNTSTGLILTPTKGAVSFVPSKQFSPTTTGSGGVNGSSTVKLPVQVMPANLPAIAVNGRAESGSATPTGSKATPPTVLEASTASSSASQTLLSIDTNHATPTTAAVTAAPPMKAAGPAATPLVSNSCVELYIS
- the fus gene encoding RNA-binding protein fusilli isoform X3; the encoded protein is MQVPEHVVSLYIATCGQNGSGLGSDEKEIILLVFVLLEVTTGQIVGTKQILVRPDGYFIKDRTISGSSDNSSVTNNTASSPPLAISGDANNGSGAGSNNGSGLENGSEVILPIAEAQAAGKPLSEAIEEFDAYLRSLSLHDTEITLVTDGQLPLRQCLHREASAKDVELPVYYNRFSDLRKEFLRYKSGDLARALVPVKDVKKMLQAPALPMPQSIAEMLGELNSSSVEDNDFYIRESRDMVSVIQTLLQAGHKFAANELVNLVLEPGICSIDDEVDGNCIVRARGLPWQSSDQDIAKFFRGLNVAKGGVALCLSPLGRRNGEALIRFVCQEHRDMALKRHKHHIGPRYIEVYRASGEDFLAIAGGASNEAQAFLSKGAQVIIRMRGLPYDATAKQVLDFFTTGDTAPCHVLDGSEGVLFVKKPDGRATGDAFVLFAQETDAPKALGRHRESIGQRYIELFRSTTAEVQQVLNRSMDPKNYESGGGHSQPPLIAQLPTMQLPLLPQVGAHSLAHSLGASPANLCPPVPPPALPLPTQHLITSGTTKNCIRLRGLPYEAMVEHILHFLDDFAKHIIYQGVHMVINAQGQPSGEAFIQMDQEESARLCAQRRHNHYMMFGKKYRYIEVFQCSGDDMNMVLNGGLASPVAQPPPQHLHKQQSLLAATTGATVLGAHYGGPFPAYGAAPPPPPPHTPLLATPRSHHHPHHHPASAFYPPPLVYWPYPSPPVSPTTYYSQPGAHSPSQPLYPLDFFPPSPLSPPSVAISNTSTGLILTPTKGAVSFVPSKQFSPTTTGSGGVNGSSTVKLPVQVMPANLPAIAVNGRAESGSATPTGSKATPPTVLEASTASSSASQTLLSIDTNHATPTTAAVTAAPPMKAAGPAATPLVSNSCVELYIS